One Apostichopus japonicus isolate 1M-3 chromosome 7, ASM3797524v1, whole genome shotgun sequence genomic region harbors:
- the LOC139969856 gene encoding uncharacterized protein isoform X3: protein MISHILSARLGIEVETNYFHDVLKPALKSFGFDGHYFSKYNEKEEGTATFIKLSSMELIHHQNFIFKDLLEQAARRDVDIWRQEAVIDRCNQSSVGMISTLKHIPTGREICVMNIHLLWKTKEYLDINTLQAAAAVRKLTEAAGGKRGIILCGDFNHTPQQPGYDVIANGSVSHSSILQLQEYPVAKSCLISFALSWFQHSQEDLLSAYLDVLGSEPSFTEYTDPSGKAWLQMQKNSNSPTSSKMTANRIEADEDTVRRWSKVKPIASNKILTPPSQRRTLDYIWFGSNHLVCERVLKIVKAEAIEPHWACPNVEFPSDHMLIRAVFTWKELI from the exons GTTGAAACTAACTACTTTCATGATGTTTTGAAACCTGCAttgaaaagttttggttttgatgGACATTACTTCTCTAAATATAATGAGAAGGAGGAAGGAACAGCTACGTTTATCAAACTTTCATCCATGGAGCTTATTCATCATCAGAATTTTATCTTCAAAGATCTGCTAGAACAG GCTGCAAGAAGAGATGTGGATATCTGGAGGCAAGAGGCGGTGATAGATAGGTGCAACCAGTCATCAGTTGGGATGATTTCAACATTGAAGCACATACCCACCGGCAGAGAGATatgtgtcatgaatattcatctacTCTGGAAGACAAAGGAATACCTTGATATTAACACATTACAG gCTGCTGCTGCTGTTCGTAAGCTGACAGAGGCAGCAGGTGGCAAGAGAGGAATAATTCTATGTGGGGACTTTAACCACACCCCTCAGCAACCTGGCTATGATGTCATAGCCAATGGAAGTGTTAGTCATAGCAGCATACTGCAGTTACAGGAATACCCAGTTGCTAAG AGTTGCTTGATAAGCTTTGCTCTAAGCTGGTTTCAACATTCTCAAGAAGATTTACTGAGTGCTTACCTAGACGTCTTG gGATCAGAACCTTCCTTCACAGAATATACAGATCCATCCGGTAAGGCTTGGCTACAGATGcagaaaaattcaaactcacCAACTTCCTCCAAGATGACAGCCAATAGAATAGAAGCTGACGAAGACACTGTGAGAAGATGGTCAAAAGTCAAACCAATCGCTAGCAATAAAATTCTCACGCCTCCATCCCAACGAAGAACTCTAGACTACATCTGGTTTGGTTCAAACCATCTCGTTTGTGAAAGGGTTCTAAAGATTGTAAAAGCCGAAGCCATAGAACCCCATTGGGCTTGTCCGAATGTTGAATTTCCTTCCGACCATATGCTTATCAGAGCAGTTTTTACATGGAAAGAATTGATATGA